A region from the Penaeus monodon isolate SGIC_2016 chromosome 17, NSTDA_Pmon_1, whole genome shotgun sequence genome encodes:
- the LOC119583674 gene encoding uncharacterized protein LOC119583674, which produces MVVVLWQNWGEHVGRQLPHFLAGATLTDVTITVGPRSIKAHRIILAFFSPFFKKMLEEVSEERPMVVVFPGVNFDALQVIVAYMYRGQVNVPAELLPHVIELAKMLKVKGLIELPAQLDTVIAGSGGKVAAAHEAVNQEHLDMHHEDEGLVEFEVTAAEHEPTVTSNAQQQSVNTHNPMTVMTQNSADVQPVSTIQIQHSEHTESEKMEAAVARRVEIAKGEVEDEDEHVLIQPEDIQLSTVDDLTHTQIVKLSENGTVGEVLFSGDYIHSERAGDDHHASADDSMCLQEGQDYAASKKRRKVIYKLARYGPEDLQRAIEDVRSGMGTLREIAERYGVPHSTLSVNARMAGISVQQRNLDYDNETLEAAKQAVKGGSSYMKVAREYNIPKSVLWRRCQREGVLRGEARRCYNYSPDDIDQARQMLLGGRPLSTIVKDTKIPKTTLFRIKEQLVREGKMPASCINRSIRPRRPSENSLQQAITACKEEGMSQGRASEKFQVSKTTVWRRLKRMKQLDPDQRNSENEIDRQNVKIEVVDNITGDHLPDTYDEGITMRYAEDGDLRYVDTIDGQNSEERTLDCETVSAKYANLSGTEKLLQNKDAGQAKMGTEKHVSYEVVPESSIVQSEGQNIVIASSQSSFIDSKHLGIFTSEGHMIPTGEQLTITQDNKVVPATEGSRENAGNTQFELEMPLMNLPGGGYQVVGSEIVIGGQQMVVLEPSGSNPHHPTNSDHHLVVASFSQMDGLDDLSKVERTVSVENLETENQQVEDMKQDGSRSQQNSD; this is translated from the exons ATGGTTGTAGTCTTGTGGCAGAATTGGGGAGAACATGTGGGGCGACAGTTACCGCATTTTTTGGCTGGAGCCACACTCACAGACGTGACCATCACTGTGGGACCCCGTAGCATCAAAGCTCATCGGATAATATTAGCTTTTTTTAGTCCATTTTTTAAA AAAATGTTGGAAGAAGTCAGCGAAGAGCGGCCTATGGTGGTCGTGTTTCCTGGAGTCAACTTTGATGCTCTACAGGTCATTGTTGCCTACATGTACCGTGGCCAG gttaATGTCCCAGCAGAACTTCTACCCCATGTTATTGAGCTTGCAAAGATGCTGAAAGTGAAAGGTCTTATTGAATTACCT GCTCAGCTGGACACTGTCATTGCAGGGTCTGGAGGAAAAGTTGCAGCCGCACATGAAGCTGTGAATCAAG AGCACCTGGACATGCACCATGAAGATGAAGGGTTAGTAGAGTTCGAAGTAACTGCTGCAGAACATGAGCCAACAGTCACTAGTAATGCACAGCAACAGTCAgtcaacacccacaaccccatgACTGTTATGACCCAGAATTCAGCAGATGTTCAGCCTGTATCTACCATTCAGATTCAGCACTCAGAACACACAGAATCAGAAAAGATGGAGGCTGCAGTTGCTAGGA gAGTAGAAATTGCAAAGGGTGAggttgaagatgaagatgaacatGTGCTCATTCAGCCAGAAGACATTCAGTTGTCTACAGTGGATGATCTGACTCACACACAGATAGTTAAG CTGAGTGAGAATGGAACTGTGGGTGAGGTGCTGTTTAGTGGTGACTACATCCATAGTGAGAGAGCTGGAGATGATCACCATGCTTCTGCAGATGATTCAATGTGTTTACAG GAAGGGCAAGATTATGCTGCATCGAAAAAGAGGCGGAAAGTTATATACAAGTTAGCAAGATATGG GCCAGAAGATCTTCAAAGAGCAATAGAAGATGTGCGTTCAGGCATGGGAACGCTGCGTGAGATTGCTGAAAGATATGGTGTTCCACATTCCACTCTCTCTGTAAATGCACGGATGGCAGGAATTTCAGTTCAGCAACGAAACctggattatgataatgagacaCTAGAAGCAGCCAAGCAGGCAGTAAAAG GAGGGTCAAGCTACATGAAAGTCGCTCGGGAGTACAACATCCCTAAATCAGTGCTTTGGAGACGATGTCAGAGAGAGGGTGTGCTAAGAGGAGAAGCCCGTCGTTGCTACAACTATTCCCCTGACGACATAGACCAAGCAAGACAAATGCTGCTTGGTGGACGGCCACTCTCCACCATTGTCAAAGATACAAAG ATTCCAAAGACAACTTTGTTTCGCATCAAAGAACAActggtgagagagggaaagatgccAGCTTCATGTATCAACCGTTCCATCCGTCCTCGAAGACCCTCAGAAAATTCCCTGCAACAAGCCATCACAGCATGCAAGGAGGAAGGCATGTCTCAGGGCAGAGCCTCTGAAAAATTTCAG gtctcAAAGACAACAGTGTGGCGTCGTTTGAAAAGAATGAAGCAGCTAGACCCAGACCAAAGAAATAGTGAgaatgagatagacagacagaatgtaAAGATTGAGGTTGTTGATAATATCACAGGAGATCATCTTCCTGATACTTATGACGAAGGAATCACAATGAGATATGCTGAAGATGGAGACTTACGTTATGTTGACACCATAGATGGGCAGAACTCTGAGGAAAGAACACTTGATTGTGAGACTGTGAGTGCTAAATATGCAAATTTGAGTGGTACTGAAAAATTGCTTCAAAATAAAGATGCTGGTCAGGCAAAAATGGGGACAGAAAAGCACGTTTCTTATGAAGTTGTACCAGAATCTTCTATAGTACAAAGTGAGGGCCAGAATATTGTTATAGCCAGTTCCCAGTCTTCGTTTATTGACAGCAAACATCTTGGGATATTTACAAGTGAGGGACACATGATTCCTACTGGAGAGCAATTAACTATTACCCAAGATAATAAGGTGGTTCCAGCAACAGAAGGATCAAGAGAAAATGCAGGGAATACCCAGTTCGAGTTAGAAATGCCTTTG ATGAATCTCCCAGGTGGAGGATACCAGGTTGTTGGGAGTGAGATTGTTATAGGGGGCCAGCAGATGGTTGTCTTGGAGCCATCTGGATCAAACCCTCATCACCCAACCAACAGTGACCACCATCTGGTTGTTGCTTCATTCAGTcagatg GATGGCTTGGATGACCTGTCAAAGGTTGAGAGGACGGTCAGTGTTGAAAACCTCGAAACAGAGAACCAGCAAGTTGAAGATATGAAGCAAGATGGTTCAAGATCACAACAAAACTCCGACTAG